In Astatotilapia calliptera chromosome 23, fAstCal1.2, whole genome shotgun sequence, a genomic segment contains:
- the LOC113016610 gene encoding uncharacterized protein LOC113016610 isoform X2, with amino-acid sequence MARAVAKEKLPRSSSADRCALDNEVPAFMFRPISAPACELLSPPPADASFQSKDTDKIMHPDLKNDRSSLDDDVMFFMCPTDVPLPPRPPPTAEVGLCRKRRYSTAFSVEDEEEHLMPKRMRLMSWDVSKSPAAEKEYVCFMCPEDKRSELPLCSLQGHPPSQVNNNDTDQCTILLPPEIPVPPSPAPVGVLETVDFPCVDN; translated from the exons ATGGCTCGAGCTGTG GCAAAGGAGAAGCTCCCACGCTCATCCAGTGCAGACCGTTGTGCTCTGGACAATGAAGTTCCCGCTTTCATGTTCCGACCTATCAGCGCACCTGCATGTGAGCTCCTAAGTCCACCACCTGCTGATGCCAGCTTTCAGTCGAAGGACACAGACAAGATCATGCATCCAGATTTGAAAAACGATCGTTCATCCCTGGATGATGACGTGATGTTTTTCATGTGTCCTACTGATGTTCCTCTGCCTCCGAGACCTCCACCCACTGCAGAGGTAGGTCTCTGCAGAAAGCGCAGATATTCTACTGCTTTTTctgtggaggatgaagaggaacatTTGATGCCCAAACGCATGAGGCTGATGAGTTGGGATGTCTCTAAGTCTCCAGCTGCTGAGAAGGAGTATGTTTGCTTTATGTGTCCTGAAGACAAGAGGTCTGAGTTACCTCTCTGCTCCCTCCAAGGCCATCCACCATCACAGGTCAATAATAATGACACTGACCAGTGTACCATTCTGCTGCCTCCTGAA ATCCCAGTACCTCCAAGTCCTGCCCCTGTTGGAGTTCTAGAAACTGTTGATTTTCCTTGTGTTGATAattaa
- the LOC113016610 gene encoding uncharacterized protein LOC113016610 isoform X1, with protein sequence MARAVAKEKLPRSSSADRCALDNEVPAFMFRPISAPACELLSPPPADASFQSKDTDKIMHPDLKNDRSSLDDDVMFFMCPTDVPLPPRPPPTAEVGLCRKRRYSTAFSVEDEEEHLMPKRMRLMSWDVSKSPAAEKEYVCFMCPEDKRSELPLCSLQGHPPSQVNNNDTDQCTILLPPEIPVPPPTAERCSSASETSTHCRGRSLQKAQIFYCFFC encoded by the exons ATGGCTCGAGCTGTG GCAAAGGAGAAGCTCCCACGCTCATCCAGTGCAGACCGTTGTGCTCTGGACAATGAAGTTCCCGCTTTCATGTTCCGACCTATCAGCGCACCTGCATGTGAGCTCCTAAGTCCACCACCTGCTGATGCCAGCTTTCAGTCGAAGGACACAGACAAGATCATGCATCCAGATTTGAAAAACGATCGTTCATCCCTGGATGATGACGTGATGTTTTTCATGTGTCCTACTGATGTTCCTCTGCCTCCGAGACCTCCACCCACTGCAGAGGTAGGTCTCTGCAGAAAGCGCAGATATTCTACTGCTTTTTctgtggaggatgaagaggaacatTTGATGCCCAAACGCATGAGGCTGATGAGTTGGGATGTCTCTAAGTCTCCAGCTGCTGAGAAGGAGTATGTTTGCTTTATGTGTCCTGAAGACAAGAGGTCTGAGTTACCTCTCTGCTCCCTCCAAGGCCATCCACCATCACAGGTCAATAATAATGACACTGACCAGTGTACCATTCTGCTGCCTCCTGAAATCCCAGTGCCTCCACCCACTGCAGAG CGATGTTCCTCTGCCTCCGAGACCTCCACCCACTGCAGAGGTAGGTCTCTGCAGAAAGCGCAGATATTCTACTGCTTTTTCTGTTAA